Proteins encoded within one genomic window of Chlorobaculum sp. MV4-Y:
- a CDS encoding P-II family nitrogen regulator: MKYIVAMIQPHKLPDVKKSLADAGVRKMTVTNALGCGAQGGYTEIYRGVPSEVNLLKKVKLEIAVNEEFADATVKAIIKGAKTGEIGDGKIFIFDLPECIRIRTEEKGNAAIG, from the coding sequence CTGCCGGACGTGAAAAAAAGTCTCGCCGACGCCGGGGTTCGCAAGATGACCGTGACCAACGCTCTCGGATGCGGTGCACAGGGCGGATACACAGAGATCTATCGCGGCGTACCGAGCGAGGTCAACCTCCTGAAAAAGGTCAAACTCGAGATCGCCGTCAATGAAGAGTTCGCTGACGCCACGGTCAAGGCGATCATCAAAGGCGCGAAAACCGGTGAGATTGGTGATGGAAAAATTTTTATCTTCGACCTGCCCGAATGCATCCGGATCAGAACCGAGGAAAAAGGAAACGCCGCCATCGGATAA